The proteins below are encoded in one region of Campylobacter helveticus:
- a CDS encoding MqnA/MqnD/SBP family protein, translating into MIFGKIDYINLLPLHIYLKKYPLPSGIKASFERKKGVPSRLNRALYKRQIDAAIISSIESVKTKYQNLNLGICANKQVLSVLVEKKTPNQKDSSSASSNALATILQQKGKVVIGDKALKLYLENKENFIDLCEVWHKKTNLPFVFARFSCTQKKALYKKILLPFAKKRIKIPSYILENYAKTREINKKDILFYLEKVIYYKLGKKEKKALAKFTKAVRFKTKFRT; encoded by the coding sequence ATGATTTTTGGAAAGATTGACTACATCAATCTTCTGCCCCTCCACATTTATCTTAAAAAATACCCCCTACCAAGTGGTATAAAGGCAAGTTTTGAGCGTAAAAAAGGCGTCCCAAGTAGGCTTAACCGCGCCCTTTACAAAAGGCAAATTGACGCAGCTATCATTTCAAGCATAGAGAGTGTTAAAACAAAATATCAAAATCTAAATCTTGGAATTTGTGCCAACAAACAAGTTTTAAGTGTTTTGGTGGAGAAAAAAACGCCAAATCAAAAAGATTCAAGCTCGGCAAGTTCCAATGCTTTAGCTACAATTTTACAACAAAAAGGCAAAGTTGTCATAGGCGATAAGGCATTAAAACTTTACTTAGAAAATAAAGAAAATTTCATAGACCTATGCGAAGTATGGCACAAAAAGACGAATTTGCCTTTTGTTTTTGCGCGTTTTTCTTGCACACAAAAAAAGGCACTTTATAAAAAAATTTTACTTCCTTTTGCAAAAAAAAGGATTAAAATTCCAAGCTACATACTGGAAAATTACGCCAAAACAAGAGAGATAAATAAAAAAGATATTTTATTTTATTTAGAAAAAGTGATTTATTATAAACTTGGAAAAAAGGAAAAAAAGGCTTTAGCAAAATTTACTAAAGCCGTGCGTTTTAAAACGAAATTTAGGACTTGA
- a CDS encoding cation:dicarboxylate symporter family transporter, with the protein MNQEFFTHFLRFSSWQIFVIFAVLFATFFTLKKMRDKKINFSLRMLFALFIGILLGFILQHLAAYPSGDEAKNIIWFSEAKHWFGFFSSVFVAFIKMLVIPLIFACIIKVIIEINQDIKVSSLIGTSLFWILFSTALAAILGVSLALNFGLGEGLSVNEGTRQIREIATFTSILQNLIPSNIVNAMSKENIIAIVLFAFFIGLCAKNISQKEEYAQPFESFQKLILSFYGIMMNMTATVIRFMPYAVVCMMANVILSNGFEAIKTAGLFIILTYVAMILMFGVHFLMLLSQGLNPLIYAKKAFPVWLFAFSSRSSVATLPLSISTLQERLGVSPAVANFVASIGTTTGLNGCAGYFPAMAAVFVAHILGVELDFGFILMIVLVAILGSLGIAGVPGSATMAASIMLAGIGFGDNFMLLSLVLAVDPIVDMARTASNVSGAMTSALCTAKNLNALDKETYFKS; encoded by the coding sequence ATGAATCAGGAATTTTTTACTCACTTCTTACGATTTTCAAGTTGGCAAATTTTCGTCATTTTTGCTGTGCTTTTCGCTACATTTTTTACGCTTAAAAAGATGCGTGATAAGAAAATTAATTTTTCTTTAAGAATGCTTTTCGCACTTTTTATCGGTATTTTACTAGGCTTTATTTTGCAACATTTAGCCGCTTATCCTAGCGGTGATGAAGCTAAGAATATCATTTGGTTTAGCGAGGCGAAACATTGGTTTGGTTTTTTTAGTTCTGTTTTTGTAGCCTTCATTAAAATGCTTGTTATTCCTCTTATTTTTGCTTGTATCATTAAGGTCATTATAGAAATTAATCAAGACATTAAGGTTAGTTCTTTGATTGGCACTAGTCTTTTTTGGATACTTTTTAGCACAGCTTTAGCGGCTATTTTAGGTGTTAGTTTAGCACTTAATTTTGGCTTAGGCGAGGGTTTAAGTGTCAATGAAGGGACTAGACAAATTAGAGAAATCGCAACTTTCACAAGTATTTTACAAAATTTAATCCCTAGCAATATCGTTAATGCTATGAGTAAGGAAAATATCATTGCCATAGTTCTTTTTGCCTTTTTTATTGGACTTTGTGCGAAAAATATTAGTCAAAAAGAAGAATACGCACAGCCTTTTGAAAGCTTTCAAAAGCTTATTTTAAGTTTTTATGGCATTATGATGAATATGACAGCGACTGTGATTCGCTTTATGCCTTATGCGGTAGTTTGTATGATGGCAAATGTAATTCTAAGCAATGGCTTTGAAGCGATTAAGACAGCAGGACTTTTTATTATACTCACTTATGTGGCTATGATTTTAATGTTTGGAGTGCATTTTTTAATGCTACTTTCTCAAGGCTTAAATCCGTTGATTTATGCTAAAAAAGCCTTCCCTGTTTGGCTTTTTGCTTTTAGCTCTCGTTCAAGCGTTGCAACTTTACCCTTAAGTATCTCTACCCTACAAGAAAGACTTGGCGTATCCCCAGCCGTAGCTAATTTTGTGGCTTCTATTGGCACAACTACGGGACTTAATGGTTGTGCGGGTTATTTTCCTGCTATGGCAGCGGTCTTTGTAGCACATATATTAGGCGTGGAACTTGATTTTGGCTTTATTTTGATGATAGTTTTAGTGGCAATTCTTGGTTCTTTAGGCATAGCTGGAGTTCCTGGCAGTGCGACTATGGCAGCTTCGATAATGTTAGCGGGCATTGGTTTTGGGGATAATTTTATGCTTTTAAGTCTTGTTTTGGCGGTCGACCCTATTGTAGATATGGCAAGGACGGCGAGTAATGTCTCAGGGGCGATGACTTCAGCACTTTGCACGGCTAAGAATTTAAATGCTTTAGATAAAGAGACTTATTTCAAGTCCTAA
- the thyX gene encoding FAD-dependent thymidylate synthase, with protein sequence MQVTLLFHTPLSVCSHATRTCWQSFEKGDCGGEKDKELIDRVGNKFKHASTLEHLNYNFYIQEISRACLQELARHRHASFSVKSTRYTLKELRNESEFKENDFENARRYLVLCGNEAVDNASIKALENLRVILQTSISLDLAKYCLPESYKTELTFSINARSLQNFLSLRSSKSALWEIRALARTMFEALPDEHRFIFEHCMQD encoded by the coding sequence ATGCAAGTAACTCTACTTTTTCATACCCCTCTTAGTGTTTGTTCTCACGCCACACGCACTTGTTGGCAGAGTTTTGAAAAGGGCGATTGTGGTGGAGAAAAGGATAAAGAATTAATTGACAGAGTGGGAAATAAATTTAAACACGCTTCGACTTTGGAACATTTAAATTATAATTTTTATATCCAAGAAATTTCAAGGGCTTGTTTGCAAGAATTAGCCCGTCATAGGCATGCGAGTTTTAGTGTCAAAAGCACGCGCTATACCTTAAAAGAGCTTAGAAATGAAAGTGAATTTAAGGAAAATGATTTTGAAAACGCTAGGCGTTATTTGGTGCTTTGCGGTAATGAGGCGGTGGATAATGCTAGCATTAAAGCACTTGAAAATTTACGCGTGATTTTGCAAACAAGCATTAGTCTTGATTTGGCTAAATACTGCCTCCCTGAAAGCTATAAAACAGAACTTACCTTTAGCATTAATGCTAGAAGTTTGCAAAATTTCTTATCTTTGCGAAGTTCAAAATCGGCTTTATGGGAGATAAGGGCTTTAGCGAGGACTATGTTTGAAGCACTGCCTGATGAGCATCGCTTTATTTTTGAACACTGTATGCAAGATTAA
- a CDS encoding motility associated factor glycosyltransferase family protein, with translation MQLSLLKAYSDKAVIFAADSAYPILAKEGIKPDFVFMLERIDLTAEFFNNDFKEFDKDILFILAAVVHPNAIKYLEKNKRSYILVPRYYDFAYYCDFKEFDYIEDCPSVAHMAFNLACDLKFENIIFIGQDLAFDKQGNSHPKDYLNSSTFESNMYKKLSAEAYGGKGEVETHGIWLLFKQVLELFITRALKNGIRVYNATEGGARIKGAIEKPFRECCEEFLNEKSQKFLPNLKPLSKNKQDELLLKAFAKVFNAVKNCEKVEERLKALFGNLNYENLDNEALRILSIELDDLKENILKTRALLEILRPSLHSFELEFMQIFVLQPQSEEQKRQKILALVRLYLRWLSLVLVSIKRQKSSLQNNLKPLENELKKRNLLEKITKWKEKVARIRKKF, from the coding sequence ATGCAACTTTCTCTTTTAAAAGCTTATAGTGATAAAGCCGTTATTTTCGCAGCCGATAGTGCTTACCCTATACTTGCGAAAGAGGGCATTAAGCCAGATTTTGTTTTTATGCTAGAACGCATCGATTTAACAGCGGAATTTTTTAATAATGACTTTAAAGAATTTGATAAAGATATACTTTTTATCCTTGCTGCTGTTGTGCATCCTAATGCTATTAAGTATTTAGAAAAAAACAAGCGTTCTTACATCTTAGTTCCACGCTACTATGACTTTGCTTATTATTGTGATTTTAAGGAATTTGATTATATAGAAGATTGTCCTAGTGTGGCACATATGGCTTTTAATCTAGCTTGTGATTTAAAATTTGAGAATATCATTTTTATAGGGCAGGATTTAGCATTTGACAAACAGGGGAATTCGCATCCTAAAGATTATTTAAATTCTTCCACCTTTGAAAGTAATATGTATAAGAAGCTTAGTGCGGAGGCTTATGGAGGCAAGGGAGAAGTTGAGACTCACGGAATTTGGCTTTTATTTAAGCAAGTTTTGGAGCTTTTTATCACTAGGGCTTTAAAGAATGGGATAAGAGTATATAACGCTACTGAGGGTGGGGCGAGGATAAAAGGAGCGATAGAAAAGCCTTTTAGGGAGTGTTGCGAAGAGTTTTTAAATGAAAAATCACAAAAATTTTTGCCAAATTTAAAGCCTTTAAGTAAAAATAAGCAAGATGAGCTTTTATTAAAAGCTTTTGCAAAAGTTTTTAATGCGGTAAAAAATTGCGAAAAAGTGGAGGAAAGGCTTAAGGCGCTTTTTGGGAATTTAAATTATGAAAATTTAGATAATGAGGCTTTAAGAATTTTAAGCATTGAGCTTGATGATTTGAAAGAAAATATCCTTAAAACTAGGGCTTTACTTGAAATTTTGCGTCCTAGTTTGCATAGCTTTGAGCTTGAGTTTATGCAAATTTTTGTGTTGCAGCCTCAAAGTGAAGAGCAAAAAAGGCAAAAAATTCTAGCTTTAGTAAGGCTTTATTTGCGGTGGTTAAGTCTTGTTTTAGTTTCAATTAAGAGGCAAAAAAGCTCTCTTCAAAATAATCTTAAGCCGTTAGAAAACGAGCTAAAAAAGAGAAATTTGCTAGAGAAAATTACAAAATGGAAAGAAAAAGTAGCTAGAATTCGAAAAAAATTTTAA
- a CDS encoding 6-hydroxymethylpterin diphosphokinase MptE-like protein, with protein MRQFFEKSTLCYGNDIDDALMGLENFVCNLPKMLNHPSLKMLQKSYVKNCKTAIIVSTGPSLTKQLSLLKAYSDKAVIFAADSAYPILAKEGIKPDFVFMLERIDATFSFKSL; from the coding sequence ATGAGACAATTTTTTGAAAAAAGCACTTTGTGTTATGGTAATGACATCGACGATGCTTTAATGGGTCTTGAAAATTTCGTTTGCAACCTTCCTAAAATGCTTAATCACCCTAGTCTTAAAATGCTTCAAAAAAGCTATGTGAAAAATTGCAAAACTGCTATCATCGTAAGCACAGGTCCAAGCCTTACTAAGCAACTTTCTCTTTTAAAAGCTTATAGTGATAAAGCCGTTATTTTCGCAGCCGATAGTGCTTACCCTATACTTGCGAAAGAGGGCATTAAGCCAGATTTTGTTTTTATGCTAGAACGCATCGATGCAACTTTCTCTTTTAAAAGCTTATAG
- a CDS encoding motility associated factor glycosyltransferase family protein: MHFTPTQEMIFGTNLQAIEDEFLKTKLSQIKSTSYTFMQGNDVLDINLENVGGGGGNKLYLNPLSEVQSKAAFYRQNFALYPVLFFYGVGNGVLLKILFQNPTHKLIIVFEKELEILWHILHIFDFSKELLGTKLRFFDTAKFSEADFNALCESLNLFARIYRLEIMCGFYEKFGDETIF, translated from the coding sequence ATGCACTTTACCCCCACGCAAGAAATGATTTTTGGGACAAATTTACAAGCTATCGAAGATGAATTTTTAAAAACAAAATTAAGTCAAATCAAAAGCACATCTTATACATTTATGCAAGGAAATGATGTTTTAGATATCAATTTAGAAAATGTTGGGGGGGGGGGGGGTAATAAGCTCTATTTAAACCCCTTAAGCGAAGTTCAAAGTAAGGCTGCTTTTTATCGGCAAAATTTCGCCCTTTATCCTGTGTTATTTTTTTACGGCGTAGGTAATGGAGTTTTACTCAAAATTCTTTTTCAAAATCCTACGCATAAACTTATTATTGTCTTTGAAAAGGAGCTTGAAATTTTATGGCACATCTTACATATTTTTGATTTTTCTAAAGAATTATTAGGGACTAAATTGCGTTTTTTTGACACTGCGAAATTTAGCGAAGCGGATTTTAACGCCCTTTGTGAGAGCTTGAATCTTTTTGCAAGAATTTATCGTTTAGAAATAATGTGTGGTTTTTATGAAAAATTTGGCGATGAGACAATTTTTTGA
- a CDS encoding CTP synthase: protein MKQTKYIFVTGGVLSSLGKGIAAASIATLLKNSKLKVSILKADPYINVDPGTMSPFEHGEVFVTEDGAETDLDLGHYERFLDENLNQNNNFTTGKVYQSVIEKERRGEYLGKTIQVIPHIVGEIKERIIKAGEGKDVLIVEIGGTVGDIEGLPFLEAIRALKLEVGKNNAMNIHLTLVPFIKAAGELKTKPTQHSVGELRRIGISPDMIICRSEKSLGKDLKDKIAISCGVDKNCVIESVDAASIYQIPLNFLKQDILTPICQILNLKALKPDMQNWDSLVKRVIAPSNEVKIAFVGKYVDLKESYKSLTEALIHAGAALDTRVEIRWIDSEKLENLNLEESFKEVSGILVAGGFGFRGVEGKIKAITYAREHKIPFLGICLGMQLVLVEFARNVLKLEDVNSSEFEPNCKNPVVYLIDEFIDNNGKKQIRTAKTPLGGTMRLGAYECKIKENTLLSKIYNQKSVKERHRHRYEANPKFRKDYESKGLIVSGESDGLIEAVELKTHDFFLAVQFHPEFTSRLERVNPVILGFIKAANEYHN from the coding sequence ATGAAACAAACTAAATATATTTTCGTAACGGGTGGGGTTTTAAGCTCTCTTGGCAAAGGCATAGCAGCAGCCTCTATTGCTACGCTTTTGAAAAATTCCAAGCTTAAGGTAAGCATTTTAAAAGCCGACCCTTATATCAATGTGGACCCTGGCACAATGAGTCCTTTTGAACACGGAGAAGTTTTTGTAACAGAAGATGGAGCGGAGACGGATTTGGACTTGGGGCATTATGAAAGATTTTTGGACGAAAATTTAAATCAAAATAATAATTTCACCACAGGCAAGGTTTATCAAAGCGTCATTGAAAAAGAAAGGCGCGGCGAGTATCTTGGTAAAACCATACAAGTCATTCCTCACATCGTAGGCGAGATAAAAGAGAGGATTATTAAAGCTGGAGAGGGCAAAGATGTTTTAATTGTAGAAATCGGCGGCACTGTCGGCGACATCGAGGGTTTGCCCTTTTTAGAAGCTATACGCGCCCTAAAGCTTGAAGTAGGTAAAAATAACGCGATGAATATCCACCTCACCCTCGTGCCTTTCATCAAAGCCGCAGGGGAGCTTAAAACTAAGCCCACTCAACACAGCGTTGGAGAGCTTAGACGCATAGGTATAAGCCCTGATATGATAATTTGCAGAAGTGAAAAGTCGCTAGGTAAGGATTTAAAGGATAAAATCGCCATTTCTTGCGGCGTGGATAAAAACTGCGTGATAGAAAGCGTGGATGCGGCTAGCATTTATCAAATTCCGCTTAATTTCTTAAAGCAAGACATCTTAACACCCATTTGTCAAATTTTAAACCTCAAAGCCCTAAAGCCTGATATGCAAAACTGGGATAGCTTAGTCAAAAGAGTCATCGCACCTAGCAATGAAGTGAAAATCGCCTTCGTAGGCAAATATGTCGATTTAAAAGAAAGCTATAAAAGTCTCACGGAAGCTCTTATCCACGCAGGAGCTGCTCTAGATACTAGGGTAGAAATTCGTTGGATAGATAGCGAAAAGCTTGAAAATTTAAATTTAGAAGAAAGCTTTAAGGAAGTGAGTGGAATTTTAGTCGCTGGGGGGTTTGGATTTAGAGGCGTGGAGGGGAAAATTAAAGCCATCACCTACGCAAGAGAACACAAAATCCCATTTTTAGGCATTTGCCTTGGTATGCAACTTGTTTTAGTGGAATTTGCTAGAAATGTTTTAAAACTTGAAGATGTCAATTCGAGCGAATTTGAGCCAAATTGTAAAAATCCTGTCGTTTATCTCATTGACGAATTTATAGATAATAATGGCAAAAAGCAAATTCGCACCGCTAAAACTCCACTTGGTGGCACAATGAGGCTAGGTGCTTATGAGTGCAAAATAAAAGAAAATACCCTGCTAAGTAAAATTTATAATCAAAAAAGCGTCAAAGAACGCCATCGCCATCGTTATGAGGCTAATCCTAAATTCCGTAAAGATTATGAAAGCAAGGGGCTGATAGTGAGCGGGGAAAGCGATGGCTTGATTGAAGCTGTGGAACTTAAAACTCACGATTTTTTCCTAGCCGTGCAGTTTCACCCTGAATTTACTTCAAGGCTTGAAAGGGTTAATCCTGTCATTTTAGGTTTCATCAAGGCAGCAAATGAATATCATAACTAA
- the recJ gene encoding single-stranded-DNA-specific exonuclease RecJ → MNIITKRNIKQILAARFEKDLHTKLCDLPLPCCLKDAYKAAHRIKEAIEKNEKVAIVGDYDVDGIISCVILSEFFDDIGFDYVVKIPNRFKDGYGLNEEIINELNVDVIITVDNGIAALEAAKLCKEKKIDLIITDHHTPLQTLPDAYAIINPKQKDCEFPDIEICGAQVAWYLIAALKEVCKLKYDMCKFLELLAIAIIADMMELRDLNRALVRRGIECINKSKRAAFKAIKHYYQKDKFAIDNISFLIAPLINSAGRMDDASVSYKFLHTKDFNEALNYLEQIISFNESRKDEEKQLFEESLRQVDEDDACVIVGGEKWHEGVLGIVASRLAKHFKKPSFVFSINENNLKGSARSVGKIDILNLISKANIYLKNYGGHKGAAGLSLELKDYENFKSLIQKESALINKEEFLETEEILGVLEPSEIDFEMLEILESFEPFGHKNPRPCFVLQNLKVKNKKLLGNEKKHLKLILVKENRTIEALFFNFDKEPNLEDSISLIGNISKNEFRGLITPQFIIQEILPLSS, encoded by the coding sequence ATGAATATCATAACTAAAAGGAACATTAAGCAAATTTTAGCTGCGCGTTTTGAAAAAGATTTGCATACTAAGCTTTGTGATTTACCCCTGCCTTGTTGCCTAAAGGACGCCTATAAGGCAGCGCATCGCATTAAAGAAGCGATTGAGAAAAATGAAAAAGTTGCTATTGTTGGAGATTATGATGTTGATGGGATTATTTCCTGTGTGATTTTGAGCGAATTTTTTGACGATATAGGTTTTGATTATGTCGTAAAAATTCCCAACCGCTTTAAAGATGGATATGGCTTAAATGAAGAAATTATCAATGAACTTAATGTTGATGTTATCATCACGGTTGATAATGGCATAGCCGCCCTAGAGGCAGCAAAACTTTGCAAAGAAAAAAAGATAGACCTAATCATCACAGACCATCACACACCTTTACAAACTCTCCCGGATGCTTATGCCATTATCAATCCCAAGCAAAAAGATTGCGAATTTCCAGACATTGAAATTTGTGGAGCGCAGGTAGCTTGGTATTTAATCGCCGCTTTGAAAGAAGTGTGTAAATTAAAATATGATATGTGTAAATTTTTAGAGCTTCTAGCTATAGCCATCATTGCTGATATGATGGAGCTTAGGGACTTAAATAGAGCCTTAGTAAGAAGAGGGATAGAGTGCATTAATAAATCTAAAAGAGCAGCTTTTAAGGCGATAAAGCACTATTATCAAAAAGATAAATTTGCCATCGATAACATTAGCTTTTTAATTGCTCCACTTATTAATAGTGCTGGCAGAATGGACGATGCGAGTGTTTCTTATAAATTTTTACATACTAAAGATTTTAATGAAGCTCTAAATTATTTAGAACAAATCATAAGCTTTAACGAAAGTCGAAAAGATGAAGAAAAACAGCTTTTCGAAGAGAGTTTAAGGCAGGTTGATGAAGATGATGCTTGTGTGATTGTCGGTGGAGAAAAATGGCACGAAGGGGTGCTTGGTATCGTAGCAAGTCGCTTGGCAAAACATTTTAAAAAACCTTCTTTTGTTTTTTCTATTAATGAAAATAACTTAAAAGGTAGTGCCAGAAGCGTAGGTAAAATAGACATTTTAAATTTAATATCCAAAGCAAATATCTACCTAAAAAACTATGGCGGACATAAAGGTGCTGCTGGACTAAGTTTAGAGCTTAAGGATTATGAAAATTTTAAGAGTTTGATACAAAAAGAAAGTGCTTTAATTAACAAAGAAGAATTTTTAGAAACAGAAGAAATTCTAGGGGTGCTAGAACCGAGTGAGATTGATTTTGAAATGCTTGAAATTTTAGAAAGCTTTGAGCCTTTTGGGCATAAAAATCCTCGCCCCTGTTTCGTTCTACAAAATTTAAAGGTCAAAAACAAAAAACTTTTAGGCAATGAGAAAAAACATCTAAAACTCATCTTGGTTAAAGAAAATAGAACCATAGAGGCTTTATTTTTTAATTTTGACAAAGAGCCAAATTTAGAAGATAGTATCTCTCTTATAGGAAATATTTCCAAAAATGAATTTAGAGGACTCATCACACCTCAATTTATTATCCAAGAAATTCTTCCGCTATCTTCTTAA
- a CDS encoding tetratricopeptide repeat protein, whose amino-acid sequence MAEEVILEKPEEKRLDESLDGFRGEEGAAPEGEELATLPDELPSESSTGFSFTREVAKEEESTFFEEDKEKPQEWYKDKRFMSLVGLSLTIISILIFTLFYLTFNEGNIKADFFADKDEIQPITPLDESYDYSDMAKIDGMIQKANALYLRGEVEQALEVYAQVAVYNEALSNYNLGVSQMNEGDFSTAFESFKKAISNGENQSVSAINAAVCALKLNDEEKFRYYIGLAEVYLPKEGKSKLYEYYLSLINYYKGYYPEALQMLQKTKIEPYTDTAKYLSAKIYAKMDFDKKAINELTTQGSFESSLSLGLLYARIGEYDKARRALETAMKIERDFNASLSTITLVDLKTGKFQDMLMRLNSVYKDEAMKYKILEHYKIKTILSKELFDINLAQKNFSKDLLKNPKDQFDLLFYFAPYQVFDSKQAALYIKKANITGFVDDNFNTDNYLAASRALSSTNVKIANIINHALNQRLRQANAEFKALLETYPEHSILHYNLALTYAQLQNYDLAYKHFASSYHLNPKNYQAGAFAMLSAKLSGADTHKFYNEIIENMGVDVEFKANMAKSMLFLANADFVAMLPFLDEVKQDTPLSLIFEAIIAKNNGLNQQVGVKIAQLKASLPNDIVSQILYFNSLNENVNIKEYAQNAQIHFKNLGFDYRAVFGGADIAREYYVALMHIAGILNLERQKFKEYLNTNAGQNEGAIQTLAYLDIFAGQFEEAYALYNILIDEYQVKDSHTLFLAAVAATGANNPNSAIALLQLAKLNDNTNKESKAALGFLYHEVQNYEPALLQYKALPNDFKSKFFTFDLRR is encoded by the coding sequence ATGGCTGAAGAAGTAATCCTTGAAAAACCCGAAGAAAAAAGGCTAGATGAAAGTTTAGATGGCTTTAGGGGTGAGGAGGGTGCAGCACCTGAGGGAGAGGAGTTAGCCACTTTACCCGATGAGCTTCCTAGTGAAAGTAGCACAGGCTTTAGCTTTACAAGGGAGGTGGCAAAGGAAGAGGAAAGCACCTTTTTTGAAGAAGATAAAGAAAAACCACAAGAATGGTATAAAGATAAAAGATTTATGTCTCTTGTGGGACTTTCTTTGACAATTATTTCTATTCTTATTTTTACACTTTTTTATCTTACTTTTAATGAGGGTAATATTAAGGCAGATTTTTTTGCCGATAAAGATGAAATTCAGCCTATAACGCCACTTGATGAGTCTTATGATTATAGTGATATGGCTAAGATTGATGGAATGATACAAAAGGCAAATGCACTCTATCTTAGGGGTGAAGTTGAGCAAGCCTTAGAGGTTTATGCGCAAGTTGCCGTTTATAACGAAGCACTTTCTAATTATAATTTAGGTGTCTCGCAGATGAACGAGGGCGATTTTTCTACTGCATTTGAGAGCTTTAAAAAGGCTATTTCTAACGGAGAAAATCAAAGTGTTTCTGCCATCAATGCTGCTGTTTGTGCATTAAAGCTTAATGATGAGGAGAAATTTCGTTATTATATAGGCTTGGCTGAGGTTTATTTGCCAAAGGAGGGCAAATCTAAGCTTTATGAGTATTATCTTAGTCTTATAAATTATTACAAAGGTTATTATCCAGAAGCCTTACAAATGCTTCAAAAAACCAAAATAGAGCCTTACACAGATACAGCAAAGTATCTTTCCGCAAAAATTTATGCCAAGATGGATTTTGATAAAAAGGCGATTAATGAGCTTACAACGCAGGGAAGTTTTGAATCAAGCCTTTCTTTAGGGTTGTTATATGCAAGGATAGGTGAGTATGATAAGGCTAGAAGAGCTTTGGAAACTGCGATGAAAATAGAAAGAGACTTTAATGCTAGTCTTTCGACTATCACGCTTGTGGATTTGAAAACGGGTAAATTTCAAGATATGCTAATGCGTCTTAATAGCGTTTATAAAGATGAGGCGATGAAGTATAAAATTTTGGAACATTATAAAATCAAAACCATACTTTCAAAAGAGCTTTTTGACATTAATTTAGCGCAAAAAAATTTTTCAAAAGATTTACTTAAAAATCCTAAAGACCAGTTTGATTTACTTTTTTATTTTGCGCCATATCAGGTCTTTGACAGCAAACAAGCAGCCCTTTATATTAAAAAGGCAAATATTACAGGTTTTGTAGATGATAATTTTAATACGGATAATTATTTGGCTGCCAGTCGGGCGCTTTCTTCGACAAATGTTAAAATTGCTAATATCATCAATCACGCTTTAAATCAGCGTTTAAGACAGGCAAATGCCGAATTTAAAGCTCTGCTAGAAACTTACCCAGAGCATAGTATTTTGCATTATAATCTCGCATTAACTTACGCTCAGTTACAAAATTACGACCTAGCCTACAAGCATTTTGCAAGTTCTTATCATCTTAATCCTAAAAATTATCAAGCGGGAGCTTTTGCTATGTTAAGCGCAAAGCTTAGTGGGGCGGATACGCATAAATTTTACAATGAAATCATAGAAAATATGGGTGTAGATGTGGAATTTAAGGCAAATATGGCAAAAAGTATGCTTTTTTTGGCAAATGCCGATTTTGTCGCTATGCTACCTTTTTTAGATGAGGTAAAACAAGACACGCCCCTTAGCCTTATTTTTGAAGCGATTATTGCTAAAAATAATGGTTTAAATCAGCAAGTGGGTGTTAAAATCGCCCAACTAAAGGCGAGTTTGCCAAACGATATAGTAAGTCAGATTTTGTATTTTAATTCGCTTAATGAAAATGTAAATATAAAAGAATACGCCCAAAACGCACAAATTCATTTTAAAAATTTGGGTTTTGATTATAGGGCTGTGTTTGGTGGAGCGGACATTGCTAGAGAGTATTATGTCGCATTAATGCACATTGCGGGGATTTTAAATTTGGAAAGGCAAAAATTTAAAGAATATCTCAATACAAATGCTGGGCAAAATGAGGGAGCGATTCAAACTTTAGCTTATTTGGATATTTTTGCTGGGCAGTTTGAGGAGGCTTATGCACTTTATAATATCTTGATTGACGAGTATCAAGTTAAAGATTCTCACACGCTTTTTTTAGCTGCTGTCGCTGCCACAGGAGCAAATAATCCAAACTCAGCCATAGCACTTTTGCAACTTGCTAAATTAAATGATAATACTAATAAAGAAAGCAAGGCTGCACTTGGATTTTTATACCACGAGGTGCAAAATTACGAACCAGCACTTTTGCAGTATAAAGCCTTGCCAAATGATTTTAAGAGTAAATTTTTTACTTTTGATTTAAGAAGATAG